From a single Planctellipticum variicoloris genomic region:
- a CDS encoding BatA domain-containing protein, with translation MPSFLQAVFLSGLTALAVPILIHLFFRLKTKRVELGTLRFLRIVLEENARRRKVMRWFLLALRMALVALLAMLFARPYFTSAATGSDKELVVVLIDRSATMQLKGEQGRLIDQAVAEAQDLIDRAGRGARVEVAFFDHQVHPLRNPETDPEARAELPRLAAPQELWGATNYGAAFGWARDILIKSTAVSRQLHLFTDLQQSGLNWTEVEPLPAGTEAHLHDLGRAVVNNLAVTEVRVPRTWIRPDESTRLQAALLHGGSFAQQEVSVVVEIGRAPTAALTTGAAEKTTETATDFSKLVGRITLRERVKLEPGATVLLDFDLPELEAGLWRGRVFIEHEDDLPFDNERYFAISAAPPYRVLVASGQQAGNPLLSETYFLEAVLRLAPPGEMYAASPFAPDAVSLDGGGRLPTLDDYDAVILADVAGLSHDELSRLSSFVKAGGGLLVFTGELVTPATGDAFRAAGLDAGTIGEPRCARDLPWRLSRWDEKHPIFQPMSDPQHGDLRRWKFSTCTPIEPAADAQVLAEFSSGLPAILERQVGEGRVLWVTTSCGRRWGDWNLSRMYLPTIHQLLGYEVGLAQGGRVRSQLVDAGEPEAGAAAVAVTSGDLPGIRQFPRFAAVTNVSPRESETERCSQQDFEDRFAVQFLDETGTADAGAEAAPAGVEFQQDELWPWVACGLLCVLLLEGFVGNRTTA, from the coding sequence ATGCCTTCCTTTCTGCAAGCCGTGTTTCTGTCGGGACTGACCGCGCTGGCGGTGCCGATCCTGATCCATCTGTTCTTCCGTCTGAAGACGAAGCGGGTGGAGCTGGGGACGCTCCGTTTTCTGCGGATCGTGCTGGAGGAAAATGCGAGGCGGCGAAAAGTGATGCGGTGGTTTCTGCTGGCGTTGCGCATGGCGCTGGTGGCGCTGCTGGCCATGCTGTTTGCCCGGCCCTATTTCACCTCCGCCGCGACAGGAAGCGACAAGGAACTGGTCGTGGTGCTGATCGACCGGTCGGCGACGATGCAGTTGAAAGGGGAGCAGGGGCGGTTGATCGATCAGGCTGTGGCGGAGGCTCAGGACCTGATCGACCGGGCCGGCCGCGGGGCGCGTGTGGAGGTGGCGTTCTTCGATCATCAGGTGCATCCGCTGCGGAACCCCGAGACCGATCCGGAGGCCAGAGCGGAGTTGCCGCGACTGGCTGCGCCGCAGGAACTGTGGGGGGCGACAAACTACGGCGCCGCGTTCGGCTGGGCGCGCGACATTCTCATCAAGTCCACGGCAGTCTCCCGACAACTGCACCTGTTTACGGATCTGCAGCAGTCGGGTTTGAACTGGACCGAAGTCGAGCCGTTGCCCGCAGGGACGGAGGCCCATCTGCACGATCTGGGGCGGGCCGTGGTGAACAATCTCGCCGTGACAGAAGTCCGCGTGCCGCGCACGTGGATCCGCCCCGACGAATCGACGCGACTCCAGGCGGCGCTGTTGCACGGAGGAAGCTTTGCCCAGCAGGAGGTCTCGGTCGTGGTCGAAATCGGTCGGGCGCCGACGGCGGCCCTGACGACCGGAGCCGCGGAGAAAACGACGGAAACTGCCACGGATTTTTCGAAGTTAGTCGGACGAATCACCCTCCGGGAGCGAGTGAAACTCGAACCGGGAGCGACTGTATTGCTGGACTTCGACCTGCCGGAACTGGAGGCCGGGCTGTGGCGGGGGCGAGTCTTCATCGAACACGAAGATGACTTGCCATTCGACAATGAACGATACTTCGCCATTTCCGCCGCTCCGCCGTATCGAGTCCTGGTCGCCTCCGGTCAGCAGGCCGGAAACCCGCTGCTCAGCGAGACTTACTTTCTGGAGGCCGTCCTGCGACTGGCGCCGCCCGGCGAAATGTACGCCGCCAGCCCATTCGCCCCGGACGCCGTCTCGCTTGATGGAGGCGGACGTCTGCCGACCCTGGACGACTACGACGCGGTGATCCTCGCCGACGTGGCGGGATTGTCCCACGACGAGCTGTCGCGGTTGTCGAGTTTCGTCAAAGCCGGGGGTGGATTGCTGGTCTTCACGGGAGAACTCGTGACGCCCGCTACCGGTGACGCATTCCGGGCGGCGGGACTGGATGCGGGAACGATCGGCGAGCCCCGCTGCGCCCGCGATCTGCCGTGGCGGCTGTCGCGCTGGGACGAAAAGCATCCCATCTTTCAGCCGATGAGCGATCCGCAGCACGGCGACCTGCGGCGCTGGAAGTTCTCAACATGCACGCCGATCGAACCCGCGGCCGATGCCCAGGTTCTCGCAGAGTTCAGCTCAGGGCTGCCGGCGATCCTCGAACGGCAGGTCGGCGAGGGACGGGTATTGTGGGTGACGACCTCCTGCGGTCGGCGGTGGGGCGACTGGAATCTGAGCCGGATGTACCTGCCCACGATTCATCAGTTGCTGGGCTACGAGGTTGGACTGGCGCAAGGCGGACGGGTCCGTTCGCAACTGGTCGATGCGGGCGAACCGGAGGCCGGCGCCGCTGCAGTTGCGGTGACATCCGGGGATCTGCCTGGGATCCGGCAGTTTCCACGATTTGCGGCAGTGACCAATGTCAGTCCGCGGGAGTCGGAAACGGAACGGTGCTCGCAGCAGGACTTCGAGGATCGGTTTGCGGTGCAGTTCCTGGACGAAACTGGAACGGCTGACGCCGGCGCGGAGGCGGCGCCGGCTGGCGTCGAATTCCAGCAGGATGAGCTATGGCCGTGGGTCGCCTGCGGCCTGCTGTGCGTCCTGCTGCTGGAAGGATTTGTCGGGAATCGCACAACGGCGTAG
- a CDS encoding DUF58 domain-containing protein produces MIDLTPSATDPAFFSRLDNLELRARGIVEGFLHGLHRSPFVGFSVEFASHREYVQGDDLRHVNWKLFARQNRLYVKEFDAETNLELQLLVDVSGSMECANTGCSKLSYATTLAAALAHLALKQHDAVGLTLYADEVIAHIEPRAKPHQLDEILRMIATTRSRPKSDAARALPQAAELCRHRGLVVLISDFFDDLPAITHGLDQLRFRHHEVVAFQIWDAWERHLPLDGNICFTDLETRGEITTHAEGVREKYLQAVDDWRGQLQQECLNRGVDRVELTTDDRLDQALLDYLVRRSQMI; encoded by the coding sequence ATGATCGACCTCACGCCATCAGCGACTGACCCGGCCTTTTTCTCCCGCCTCGACAATCTCGAGCTGCGGGCGCGGGGGATCGTGGAGGGATTTCTGCACGGGCTGCATCGAAGTCCGTTCGTCGGTTTCAGCGTCGAGTTCGCCTCGCATCGCGAATATGTGCAGGGAGACGATCTGCGGCACGTCAACTGGAAACTGTTCGCGCGGCAGAACCGGCTGTACGTGAAGGAGTTCGACGCCGAGACCAATCTGGAGCTGCAACTGCTGGTCGACGTGAGCGGTTCGATGGAATGCGCGAACACGGGTTGCAGCAAGCTGTCGTATGCGACGACGCTGGCGGCGGCGCTGGCCCACCTGGCGCTCAAGCAGCACGACGCGGTCGGGCTGACGCTGTATGCCGACGAGGTCATTGCTCACATTGAACCGCGGGCCAAACCGCATCAACTGGATGAAATTCTGCGAATGATTGCGACGACCAGATCGCGGCCGAAGTCGGATGCGGCGAGGGCGCTGCCGCAGGCGGCGGAATTGTGCCGGCATCGCGGACTGGTGGTGCTGATCAGCGACTTCTTCGACGATCTGCCGGCGATCACACACGGGCTGGACCAGCTCCGGTTTCGACATCACGAAGTCGTTGCGTTTCAGATCTGGGACGCCTGGGAGCGGCATTTGCCGCTCGACGGGAATATCTGCTTCACAGACCTGGAAACGCGCGGGGAAATCACCACGCATGCCGAAGGGGTGCGGGAGAAGTACCTGCAGGCGGTCGACGACTGGCGCGGGCAGCTTCAGCAGGAGTGTCTGAACCGGGGAGTGGACCGGGTGGAATTGACGACCGACGACCGGCTCGATCAGGCGCTGCTGGATTACCTGGTGCGGCGTTCGCAAATGATCTGA
- a CDS encoding AAA family ATPase gives MTNAPLNDDAATVARLGEARQKIRQELARVVVGQHDVIDSLLIGMLCRGHILLHGVPGLGKTLMARTLARTLDMEFRRIQFTPDLMPADITGTDVMDEDPTTGKHRVSFMPGPVFTNFLLADEINRTPPKTQAALLQAMQEGEVSVGRETYRLKPPFYVVATQNPIEMEGTYPLPEAQLDRFMFNVKVKYPTVDEEVQIVKGTTSTVTAQASPVLTSEDVLRLQDLVRGVPIADGVVRYAARLVSATRPGVPAGPIGARSLEAIHKYISCGASPRASQYLVLGAKARAILAGKYHVDFADVKEVAHPVMRHRLVLNFHARADNIDSDGLINRLLEAVPTEDPK, from the coding sequence ATGACGAATGCTCCGTTGAATGATGACGCCGCGACAGTTGCCCGGCTGGGCGAGGCGCGACAGAAGATCCGGCAGGAGCTGGCCCGGGTGGTGGTCGGCCAGCACGACGTAATCGACTCGCTGCTGATCGGCATGCTGTGCCGGGGGCATATTCTGCTGCACGGCGTGCCGGGGCTGGGCAAGACGTTGATGGCGCGGACGCTGGCGCGGACGCTGGACATGGAGTTTCGGCGGATTCAGTTTACGCCCGACCTGATGCCGGCCGACATCACGGGCACGGATGTGATGGACGAGGATCCCACGACGGGCAAGCACCGGGTGTCGTTCATGCCGGGGCCGGTCTTCACGAACTTTCTGCTGGCGGACGAGATCAACCGGACGCCCCCGAAGACGCAGGCGGCGCTGTTGCAGGCGATGCAGGAGGGGGAAGTTTCGGTCGGTCGGGAGACGTACCGGCTGAAGCCGCCGTTCTACGTGGTGGCGACGCAGAATCCGATCGAGATGGAAGGGACGTATCCTCTGCCCGAGGCGCAGCTCGACCGGTTCATGTTCAACGTGAAAGTGAAGTATCCGACCGTCGACGAGGAGGTGCAGATCGTCAAAGGGACGACCAGCACGGTGACGGCGCAGGCGTCGCCGGTGCTGACCTCCGAAGACGTGCTGCGGCTGCAGGACCTGGTGCGGGGAGTGCCGATCGCCGATGGCGTGGTGCGGTATGCGGCGCGGCTGGTCTCGGCGACGCGTCCGGGAGTACCGGCGGGGCCGATCGGGGCCAGGTCGCTGGAAGCGATCCACAAGTACATTTCGTGCGGGGCGAGTCCGCGGGCTTCGCAGTACCTGGTGCTGGGGGCGAAGGCGCGGGCCATTCTGGCCGGCAAATATCATGTCGACTTTGCGGATGTCAAAGAGGTCGCACACCCTGTGATGCGGCATCGGCTGGTGCTGAACTTCCACGCCCGGGCCGACAACATCGACAGCGACGGGCTGATCAACCGGCTGCTGGAAGCGGTGCCGACGGAGGACCCCAAGTGA